In a single window of the Nilaparvata lugens isolate BPH chromosome 1, ASM1435652v1, whole genome shotgun sequence genome:
- the LOC120351319 gene encoding uncharacterized protein LOC120351319: MYVDIKFSSATILRNLGHCRVSDDTLSARLLKSSLQVMSEALKLMVLSTSNIKNSLMEYNGFSTSNPLSAPWNRLVDRSIAAIGSLLKSLTDRWARPVRVLLSLWYGTSNLWLTLVL; the protein is encoded by the exons atgtatgtTGATATTAAATTCTCATCCGCCACTATACTTCGCAACTTGGGTCACTGCCGTGTCTCGGATGATACATTGTCTGCCCGGCTACTTAAAAGCAGTCTTcaagtcatgtcagaggccctcaAATTAATGGTGCTAT CAACATCCAACATCAAGAACTCACTGATGGAATACAATGGGTTCTCCACCAGCAATCCCCTCAGCGCGCCCTGGAATCGCCTGGTCGACAGGTCTATTGCCGCTATTGGTAGCTTGTTGAAAAGTCTCACAGACAGGTGGGCAAGGCCAGTTCGCGTCCTGCTCAGCCTCTGGTACGGTACGTCCAATCTATGGCTAACCCTTGTATTGTAG